In the Agrobacterium vitis genome, TGAAGCCATACGCGACAGCGATGCGAATATCCGTTGGTTCAGCATGAGGCTGAATGGAGAGATGTTCACGACGACTGACGGAGCTTTGTATCCGGGACATGAAAAAGGCTGGAAGGTATTAATGGTTAAGGCACGGATGGTTCTTGTTGGCATGTTTGCTGCCTGCTCTGCCTTGAGCAGCTGCACCAGCAGCCCGACCTATGGCACAGATAAAACGTCTATGGAACAATTGGTGGAAGATGTTGGCTCTGCCGCCTCTATCGGTAGCAAGAAGAAAACGACAGTCACGGCATATAACCCGCGCCCGGACCTCGTCCTGCCACCCAAGGGTGAGACCGCGCAGCTGGTGCAGCCGCAGCAATCCCTGGCCAGCAAGGATAATCCCGAGTGGGTCGAAAGCCCCGAGGACACCCGCACAAGGCTTGTGGCCGAAGCCGATGCCAACCGTGGCAACCAAAGCTATCGTTCGCCGCTTCTCGAAGGCAACGGCACCAACGGGACGATGACTGAAACCCAGAAATGGCAGGCCTTCCGCGACGCCCGCAAGCTTCAGAAGGGCGCCTATATCGACCAGCGCCGGGTTCTGTCCGATCCGCCAGCTTCCTACCGTGAAGTTGACCAGGCCAAGTTGGACGATCTGGGTGAACCGGAAGCCAAGAAGGAAAAGCGTCGCCAGAAGGAAGCGGAAATGTCCAATTCCAATAAATCCTGGTGGATGCCTTTCCAATAAGCTCTGGTCTTTCCAAGCCTTTGTGTTTTCAGCTAAATATCAAGCAGGCCCGAAATGGCCTGCTTTTCTTTTGAGGTTCCTATATGGATTTCTCCATCCGCAAAGCGCGTCCAGACGACGTGCCCGTTATCCTTCGCTTCATCACCGATCTGGCGATTTTCGAAAAAGCCGAACACGAAGTGAAGGCTACAGCAGAAAGCCTGCATCAATCGTTGTTTGGTGACGGAGCCATTGCCTTTGCCGTAGTCTTGGAAAAGCAGGGGACCCCTGTTGGTCACGCGATCTGGTTCTATAATTACTCAACCTGGCAGGCCCGCAAGGGACTCTATCTCGAAGATCTCTACATCGATCCAGCCCATCGCGGCGGCGGCGCTGGGCGGGCCATGCTGCGCTATCTGGCAAAGCTTGCTGTCGATACCGGCTGTGGCCGGTTCGAATGGAGCGTGCTGGATTGGAACGAGCCAGCCATCCGGCTCTATGATGCTGTTGGTGCAGAGCCGCAAACCGAATGGATCCGCTACCGGCTTTCCGGCGACAAGCTTGCGGATTTTGCCGCCGGAAGATGATGACTCTTATTCGGAGACGCGCACCAGCAATTTGCCGAAATTCTTGCCCTCCAACAGGCCGATAAAGGCTTGAGGGGCGTTTTCCAACCCATCGACAATGTCTTCCCGGTAGCGCAGCAATCCATCGGCAATCCAGCCTGCCGCCTCCCGCTGGAATTGCGGAAACTGATCAACAAATTCGCGTTGGATGAAACCCCGCACGGTCAGGCTCTTGGTTAGAATATCGCGCATGGTCATCGGCAGACGGTCCGGGCCGGACGCATCCTCCACGGACTGGTTATATTGGGCGATCAGACCGCAGACCGGCACACGTGCAAAGCTATTGAGCAGCGGGAACACCGCTTTCCAGACATCACCACCGACATTTTCGAAATAAACGTCGATGCCATCAGGGCAGGCCTGTGCCAGCTCCTGGGCAAAGTCAGGAGAGCGGTGATCAACGACCGCATCGAAACCGAGTTCGTTTTTGATAAAAGCGCATTTGTCAGCCCCGCCAGCAATGCCAACCGCGCGCGCACCTTTGAGGCGGGCAATCTGACCGACCGCAGAGCCAACCGCGCCGCTGGCCGCGGCCACCACGACCGTTTCGCCGGGCTTTGGCTTGCCGATGGTCAGCAATCCCGCATAGGCGGTAAAGCCGGGCATGCCCAGCACGCCGAGCGCGGTACTGATCGGGGCTGCCGACGGATCGATCTTGCGCAACGTCTCACCTTTGGCAATCGCATAGCTTTGCCAGCCGGAATGAGAGAGAACGATATCTCCCTCTTGAAAATCATTGTGTCTTGAGCGGAGCACGCGGGCGACTGTGCCGCCCTCCATCACAGCGCCAATCTCAACCGGCTTGGCATAGGATTTTGCAGCGCTCATGCGTCCGCGCATATAGGGATCAAGAGATAGATAGAGGATTTGCAGCTGAACCTCGCCGTTAGTGGGTTCGCCCACAGAGCCTGTTTCCAGCCGAAAATTATCGGCCGCTGGAGCGCCGGTTGGGCGGGACGCAAGCTGAACTTGAAGGTTTTGTTGATGTGTCATGATGTCTTTCATTCCAGAATTCACATTGGCTTGAGGACACGCTCTCGGCGGTCCTGTCGTCTTCCATGACAAAGTGATATAGCGTCCATCATGGGACGAACAATAGAGGCATGGCCAGCATTGGAACGACGAGCGAGATGACAGGCGAGACGCAAATCCTGTTCGACAGCGAGGCCCAACCTGACCCTTTGCAGCCGAAACCGCGGATGATAGCCTGGGCGCGCAACTCTGCCGCCTATCGCCTTGGCCGACGGATGATGAGCGAGCGGGAATTGCGCGATGCCGTCTCCCGCAAGGCACGACAGAAATATGAGGGCATCGAGCCGGAGACGGTGGAGGCGCTGGCCGCCGAAGCCGTGCGCTTTGGCCGCCAGATGCTGGCGCTGGACGATGATGCGTATGCGCAGATCAAGTCGCAATCGGCGGCGCGCAGCGGCAAATCCAGACGTGCTATCGCCCAGACCCTGGCGCGCAAGGGTATCGAGAAGGACGTGGTGAGGGCAGCGCTAGAGGATATGGACGACCTGCCCGCGGCCATTCGATTTGCCAGAAAGCGCGGCTATGGCCCCTTTCGCCGCAGCGACGGCGATGAACGGCAGAGAATGAAGGAAATGTCGGGCATGGCACGCAATGGCTTTGGCTTCGATCTGGTGCAACGCGTGCTTGCCATGTCACGCGAAGAGGCCGAAGAGTATTTGTTGCAACAACCGCTGTAAGCGAGGCTTGCCGGTGGGTTGATCTGCATTTCTTTCAATTCAAGACGTATTCAAGGGTTTTTCATGAGCCAGCGGGCCAATAATCAGGTGGAAATATACTCCTCATGCCCTGTGCCTCCGCTTTTCGAGGCCTTCATCTCGCATCGCGCTGTTTGCTTCCGTCACAATGATTTTACGCCCGAAGCGGCGATTGAACTTGGCGTGCCCCTGCCGGAAAGCATGGGAAAGGCGGTCGCCAAGCGCAAGGCGGAATATGTGGGCGGACGGTTCTGCGCCATGGAGGCGATTGCGGCGCAAACCGGCCAGCCTGCGGCACCCGTTACATCTGGACCGCGTGGCGAACCGGTCTGGCCCCCAGGGCTGGTCGGCTCGATCACCCATACGCACGGATTTGCTGCGGCAGCCGTTGCCGATGCGGCTCGAGTTCGCAGCCTTGGCATGGACACAGAACAGATTATGACAGCGCAGGTCATGGGCAATGTCCGAGAGCGGATCTGCGGTCCGGAAGACAGGTTTGGGGCCAGCAGCTCTCTTTTGCCGGAACTTCATACCACCCTGGTGTTCTCTGCCAAGGAGAGCCTGTTCAAATGTCTTTATCCATTGGTTGAAAAAATGTTCTGGTTCGAAGACGCGCTGATCCGGATCGATCCGGATCGGGATGGTCTGTTTACCGCCGAATTGCTGTCACGCCTCCATGTGGAATTTCCGGCGGGAACAGTGATCGAAGGACGCTTTTGCCTGACGCCGGGTCTGGTTCATACCGGCATCAGGCTTGCGAAAGATGAGGCTGCGTTATAATTTAGCTTTTGCAATAATACCCTAAAAATTACATGGGTTTTGCTTGGTTAATATAATTTTTTACCGGTTGATATGTTTGTAATCTTTCGATTACATCAGAACAGGCTTGCCAAAGCGGATGCGACATAGCACGTTTTCTTCATGAACTTCACTCTGCGATTTCAGCCCCCGATCAGTACCCAGAGCGCGATCAAGCGCAGGGCAATCCTGTCGCATCTTTCCGCTGGCGGATTGAAACGGGTGACCACCATCATTGCGCCGGCTGGCTATGGCAAGACATCCCTGGCTGCGCAATGGTTCGATACCCTGCGCGCCGAAGGCTACAGCCTGTCCTGGCTTGCGCTGGATCAGGAATATAGCGACCAGACACAGTTCCTGCTGCTGCTGCTGGAAGCCGTCAATGCCCTGCGTCTGGAAGAAGGCACGGGTGTCGACTCCAGCATGACCGTCGCCTCGCTTCTGGCCTTGTTATCCACGCGGTTGCGCAAGATCACCGAGCCGGTCATCCTGTTTCTGGATGACTATCACTTCGCCCAGACGGATGCGACCGAAGCAATCGTCGCGCGGCTGTTGGGCGACCAGACGCTGAATCACCTGAAACTGGTGCTGATTTCGCGCACGCCACCGCGCTTTCCGGTGTCCGCCCTGCGGTTGAAAGGCGAATTCCGCCAGGTCAATATTGCCGAACTGGGGTTTTCCGACCAGGAAGCTGAGGAGTTTTTTGCCGGACAGACTGCCAGCTTGAGCCGGGCGCAAGTGGCTGGGCTCAATAAAAGGACGGAAGGCTGGGCGGTTGCCTTGCAGATGATCCGGTTGCTGATTGCCGAAAATGTCGATGGCGGCACGCTGTTCACCACCTTCGACGGCGGCAACGCCGAAATGGGTAGCTATTTGTCGGAGCAGGTCTTTGCCAACCTGCCTGAAGATGTGCAGGAACTGCTTTTAAAGACGGCGCCTTTCCCCACCGTCAACCGCGATCTGGTTGAGGCCGTCTTCGCCGATGCCCATAGCGCCGACTTGCTTGGCAAGTTGGGAGATCATGCCCTGCCAATCGCTATGCTCGCAGGCGGAGGAGGCTGGATCCGCTATCACCCGGTTTTCAATGCCTTCCTGAAGGAAGAGGCCGCTCGACGTGGCTATCAAGTCCAGGATGTTCTGGAACGGGCGGCGCGCTGGTTCCAATCGACCGGCGATTTCGATGCTGCCGTGCGCCATGCGCTGATGAGTGGCAATGCCAATCTGGCTGCGGAAATCGTCGAGACCAGCGGCGGCTGGCGGCGGGTCTATACGACCAGCCGAGGGGGTGCCAGCGTGTTCAACTCCATCATGGCCAATGTTTCGGCCATTGATCTCACCTGTTTTCCACTGACCACGCTTGGCCTGTCGGTGGTCAGTGCCAAAGCCGGGCATCTTGATGCCGCCAACCATTATCTCGGTATTGCGGAGAGAGCCGACACGGCTGCTCCGGATACGTTTACCAGTGATCTGCGAGTGGTCCGTGTCCTGCTGGGGCTGTATTTCGACCGCCCTGCCTGCGCCGAAGACTTGGCCGCATTGGAAAACGATCTGACAGACATTGCCAGCACCGAACTCGTACACCGCGCCATGGTGTTGAATATGCTGTCTTATAATTTTCTCGACCGCAGCGACATGGATCGGGCCTTGCATTACGGCCATCTCGCGGTTCAGACGTTCCGTGACGGCGGTGCTGATTTCGGCGCGGTACATCTGTACACCCATATCGGCCAGGCTGCTTTTTTCAGTGGCGATTGCTCCGGCGCCGAGGAGTATTATCAGCAATTGATCGATGAAGTGCAGGCCTGCATTGGCAAGGGCACCGATCTCGACGCCTTGGGACAGGTGCTCAAGGCAGAATTGCTGGTCATGCGTGGCGATCTGGAGGCCGCCGGTGCTTGTCTGCGCTGGGCCTTGCCGCATCTGGAACGCCATGATGCCTGGTTCGATCTTCTGGCCGCTGGGTTTACCGCCCAGCAGATGATCTTCCGCCTAGAAGGCGACATGACAGCAGCCCATGCACTGGCGGACCGGACACGGTCGGCGGCCAAGCGGCGTGGTTTTCATCGGTTGATCCGGCTGATCGACGGCGCCCGGGTGTTGCTCCTGTTGGAAAGCGGTGATGTCGAGCAGGCGATTCGCTACGCAAAGGCCCATGGCTTTGGCATGGAAGACATCACCTCGGTGCCGGATAATAGTCTGGCGATCCATTTGCGTGGATTGACGCCGGCTCTGCTTTGGGCACGCATCCATTTGGTTCGCGGCGATCTCGAGCGCTCCAGACAAGCGCTTTCCATCCTGATCAGCCAGCAACCAACGAAAATCCACGATCTTCGCAGCGTGGAACTGGCGCTTCTCGACATGCGTCTGTTGATTGCCGAGGAAAAACGCGAGATCGTTGCGGCCCGCCTGGAAGATCTGCTGTTGACCTTTCCGATGGAAGATTTTCGGGCCATGATCTGGATTGAAGGCGACGATTTCCTGGGCGATCTCAGGGCAATTGCCGAGGAAAGCCCGATGTCGGCAGTTCTGCGTCAACGGCTGCAAGCCCTGCTACCGGAAGGAAAGGTGGCGCCGGAGATCAGCGAAGACGTGCCGCTTCATGGTCTCTCGTCATCCGCGCTGACAGACAGGGAGCTTGCTGTCATGGCGCTGCTCAGCCAGGGCTTCAGCAATAAGGAAATCGGTCGTAAACTGGCCTTGAGCGACAACACGATCAAATTTCATCTGCGCAATATTTTCGCAAAGCTCAAGGTCACTACCCGCACCGCCGCAGTCGGTGCCGCTCGCCGCGCTGGCATCTCACTGTAATTGCAGTTTTATAGCAAGGTAAGTAGATGGCCGAATTCTTGTTTGGTTTTGCAAGGCGCGGGATCAGCTTAGCCTGGCTGCACCAAGCAAGTCGTCGTCAAATTGCATATTATAAGAAGAGTCATTGAACACGACTCTTCTAATTTCGCTTTCGAATATCTCAAGCCTTTGATGCATGTGAGATATTCGAAATTTCTCGACAGCGAAAACCCGGCATCAGCCGCCGAAGATCGTCCGCAACAGGTCGATACCACGGTCATCGAAACTCACTTCGCCCTGCTTATTTCCAGGACCTACCACGATAACCTTGCTGCCGATTTCGGCGCGGGCATAGAGATCCTCGACATCCTTGTTGTTCATACGGATACAACCCGAGGACAGGTTCAGCCCGATCGACCATGGCTGATTGGTGCCATGGATGCGAAAAATTGTATCGCGATTGCCCTTGTAGAGATACATGGCGCGCGCACCGAGCGGATTATCAGGCCCTCCTTCCTGTACGACGGGCAGGATATGACCGCGACGCGCTTCACGCACACGCATTTCTTCCGGCGGACGCCAGCTTGGCCATTCCACCTTGCGACCGATATTGACGACACCCGACCAGCCGAAACCCTCGCGCCCGACGCCGACGCCGTAGCGGATCGCCCGGTTATTGCCCTCGACGAGATAGAGGAACTTGTTATTGGTATCGATGATAACAGTACCCGGCGCCTCATCGGTTCTGAGCCGCACCAGCCGCCGCTTGAACTTGTCGGGAACTTCCCGCTTCATCATCTGCGGTGTTACAACGCTGCTGGCCGTCGAGTTGGCCGGATCGTCCGCTCTCGGTGCTGCTGCCGCGCCTGAAGCTGGCAAGGCCAGTGCTGCCATCATCAACGCGGCCATCGCCACACCCGTTCCCCTCATCCGCATAGGCAATTTCCCTCTCCAAACAGTTCGAGTAAAACTATCCAAGCTTAGCAATGTTGCAAGCCGTCTCCGGTCGATTTTGTCAAAAAAGTGACAAGAGTGTGACGTAAACTCAGCAGCCTGCCTCTGGTCACATCACGATGACTTTCGTACCCACGGGTACGCGGCCATAGAGATCGGTTACATCCTGATTGCGCATGCGGATGCAGCCTGAAGACACGCCATAGCCGATTGTCCATGGCGCGTTGGTCCCGTGAATACGGTAGAGGGTCGAGCCAAGATAAAGCGCCCGTGCTCCCAATGGATTTTCCGGCCCACCCTGCATACGGGCTGGCAGATAATGGCCCTTGGCAGCTTCGCGCGCGATCATTTCCTGCGGCGGAATCCATTCCGGCCACTCTGTCTTGCGGGTCACCTTGTGCTCGCCCGCCCATTCAAAACCGGGCTTGCCGACGCCGACGCCATAGCGGCGGGCCATTCCTCCGTCCATCACCAGATATAGAAAGCGATTATTCGTGTCGATCACCAGCGTGCCCGGCTTTTCTCTGGTCTGGTAAGCGACAACCTGCGGCAGGAATTGTGCGGGCGTCGATGACATCTGTCTGGGCGCGGGCATGGCCGTCGCTTGTTGAAGCGCAGGCCGCAGCGGTGCGGCGGAAGCGGCAGGTTGGCGGTATTGTTGCGGAACCGGCTTGGTCACCGGGCGATAGTAAACGGGCTGGGCGACAGAAGGCCTGCTCGGATTAACGGCTGGTGGCTCGACCCGCACACCCAATTGCAATAGCCATGGCGCTGCAAGGTCCGGACTGACGACAACCGGTGGCCGGGTTTGATAGCGATCCTGCGCCACAGCTTGCCCGACTATAGCGGGCCAGGTGAGTGTCACTGACAAGGCAAAACAGGCTTTCAGGAGAAAACGCGGTGACAGCATCGGCTAAACCCATTTTTTAAAACGATCAGGACCCACAGTCCGTTGGGATCAACCTGCCACCGCCACTTGTGGAAAAGGTAAACACGCATTCATTCAAATTGCCGCCAAGCAGGAAAGCTTTTGTCAGGGTTAGTATTTCGTTTGAAAATACAGTGAACAAAGAGTAAACAAAAAATCGAACAAGGGGAGCGGGAATGGATAGTGCGGGATTGATTGCAGATGACGCTGGCGTATGGCGCTGTTCGTGGCACGG is a window encoding:
- a CDS encoding GNAT family N-acetyltransferase, which codes for MDFSIRKARPDDVPVILRFITDLAIFEKAEHEVKATAESLHQSLFGDGAIAFAVVLEKQGTPVGHAIWFYNYSTWQARKGLYLEDLYIDPAHRGGGAGRAMLRYLAKLAVDTGCGRFEWSVLDWNEPAIRLYDAVGAEPQTEWIRYRLSGDKLADFAAGR
- a CDS encoding L,D-transpeptidase, which produces MLSPRFLLKACFALSVTLTWPAIVGQAVAQDRYQTRPPVVVSPDLAAPWLLQLGVRVEPPAVNPSRPSVAQPVYYRPVTKPVPQQYRQPAASAAPLRPALQQATAMPAPRQMSSTPAQFLPQVVAYQTREKPGTLVIDTNNRFLYLVMDGGMARRYGVGVGKPGFEWAGEHKVTRKTEWPEWIPPQEMIAREAAKGHYLPARMQGGPENPLGARALYLGSTLYRIHGTNAPWTIGYGVSSGCIRMRNQDVTDLYGRVPVGTKVIVM
- a CDS encoding LuxR C-terminal-related transcriptional regulator, encoding MNFTLRFQPPISTQSAIKRRAILSHLSAGGLKRVTTIIAPAGYGKTSLAAQWFDTLRAEGYSLSWLALDQEYSDQTQFLLLLLEAVNALRLEEGTGVDSSMTVASLLALLSTRLRKITEPVILFLDDYHFAQTDATEAIVARLLGDQTLNHLKLVLISRTPPRFPVSALRLKGEFRQVNIAELGFSDQEAEEFFAGQTASLSRAQVAGLNKRTEGWAVALQMIRLLIAENVDGGTLFTTFDGGNAEMGSYLSEQVFANLPEDVQELLLKTAPFPTVNRDLVEAVFADAHSADLLGKLGDHALPIAMLAGGGGWIRYHPVFNAFLKEEAARRGYQVQDVLERAARWFQSTGDFDAAVRHALMSGNANLAAEIVETSGGWRRVYTTSRGGASVFNSIMANVSAIDLTCFPLTTLGLSVVSAKAGHLDAANHYLGIAERADTAAPDTFTSDLRVVRVLLGLYFDRPACAEDLAALENDLTDIASTELVHRAMVLNMLSYNFLDRSDMDRALHYGHLAVQTFRDGGADFGAVHLYTHIGQAAFFSGDCSGAEEYYQQLIDEVQACIGKGTDLDALGQVLKAELLVMRGDLEAAGACLRWALPHLERHDAWFDLLAAGFTAQQMIFRLEGDMTAAHALADRTRSAAKRRGFHRLIRLIDGARVLLLLESGDVEQAIRYAKAHGFGMEDITSVPDNSLAIHLRGLTPALLWARIHLVRGDLERSRQALSILISQQPTKIHDLRSVELALLDMRLLIAEEKREIVAARLEDLLLTFPMEDFRAMIWIEGDDFLGDLRAIAEESPMSAVLRQRLQALLPEGKVAPEISEDVPLHGLSSSALTDRELAVMALLSQGFSNKEIGRKLALSDNTIKFHLRNIFAKLKVTTRTAAVGAARRAGISL
- a CDS encoding 4'-phosphopantetheinyl transferase family protein, giving the protein MSQRANNQVEIYSSCPVPPLFEAFISHRAVCFRHNDFTPEAAIELGVPLPESMGKAVAKRKAEYVGGRFCAMEAIAAQTGQPAAPVTSGPRGEPVWPPGLVGSITHTHGFAAAAVADAARVRSLGMDTEQIMTAQVMGNVRERICGPEDRFGASSSLLPELHTTLVFSAKESLFKCLYPLVEKMFWFEDALIRIDPDRDGLFTAELLSRLHVEFPAGTVIEGRFCLTPGLVHTGIRLAKDEAAL
- the recX gene encoding recombination regulator RecX — encoded protein: MTGETQILFDSEAQPDPLQPKPRMIAWARNSAAYRLGRRMMSERELRDAVSRKARQKYEGIEPETVEALAAEAVRFGRQMLALDDDAYAQIKSQSAARSGKSRRAIAQTLARKGIEKDVVRAALEDMDDLPAAIRFARKRGYGPFRRSDGDERQRMKEMSGMARNGFGFDLVQRVLAMSREEAEEYLLQQPL
- a CDS encoding L,D-transpeptidase, producing MRMRGTGVAMAALMMAALALPASGAAAAPRADDPANSTASSVVTPQMMKREVPDKFKRRLVRLRTDEAPGTVIIDTNNKFLYLVEGNNRAIRYGVGVGREGFGWSGVVNIGRKVEWPSWRPPEEMRVREARRGHILPVVQEGGPDNPLGARAMYLYKGNRDTIFRIHGTNQPWSIGLNLSSGCIRMNNKDVEDLYARAEIGSKVIVVGPGNKQGEVSFDDRGIDLLRTIFGG
- a CDS encoding NADP-dependent oxidoreductase, with the protein product MTHQQNLQVQLASRPTGAPAADNFRLETGSVGEPTNGEVQLQILYLSLDPYMRGRMSAAKSYAKPVEIGAVMEGGTVARVLRSRHNDFQEGDIVLSHSGWQSYAIAKGETLRKIDPSAAPISTALGVLGMPGFTAYAGLLTIGKPKPGETVVVAAASGAVGSAVGQIARLKGARAVGIAGGADKCAFIKNELGFDAVVDHRSPDFAQELAQACPDGIDVYFENVGGDVWKAVFPLLNSFARVPVCGLIAQYNQSVEDASGPDRLPMTMRDILTKSLTVRGFIQREFVDQFPQFQREAAGWIADGLLRYREDIVDGLENAPQAFIGLLEGKNFGKLLVRVSE